A stretch of the Aminipila terrae genome encodes the following:
- a CDS encoding energy-coupling factor transporter transmembrane component T family protein, whose translation MIRDITLGQYYPGHSLIHRLDPRVKIVGTFIYIVALFVVSDFIGFAISALALAMVIGISKVPFSFIAKGLKPVFLIITFTFFINMFMTGGHTLFKIGFLTITEEGLYNACFMGIRLVLLIFGSSVLTLTTKPISLTDGIEYILNPLKKIGVPAHELAMMMTIALRFIPTLLEETDKIMKAQMARGADFESGNLINRAKSLIPLLVPLFISAFRIAQDLAMAMEARCYRGGEHRTRLHEMKLTGRDYGTSVILVLFLALIIFESRIM comes from the coding sequence ATGATTAGAGACATTACATTAGGACAATATTATCCAGGTCACTCCCTTATTCACAGGTTGGACCCCAGGGTAAAAATTGTTGGGACGTTTATATATATAGTTGCGCTGTTTGTTGTAAGTGATTTTATTGGTTTTGCCATTTCTGCATTAGCGCTGGCTATGGTAATAGGTATTTCAAAGGTTCCCTTTAGCTTTATTGCAAAGGGATTAAAACCGGTTTTTCTCATTATAACTTTTACATTTTTTATCAATATGTTTATGACAGGTGGTCACACTTTGTTTAAAATAGGATTCTTAACCATAACAGAGGAAGGCCTTTATAACGCCTGTTTTATGGGAATCAGACTGGTTTTATTAATATTCGGATCATCAGTACTCACCCTGACCACAAAGCCCATAAGCTTAACAGACGGAATTGAGTATATATTAAATCCTCTGAAAAAAATAGGTGTACCAGCACATGAACTGGCTATGATGATGACTATTGCCCTTAGGTTTATTCCCACATTACTTGAAGAAACGGATAAAATTATGAAGGCACAAATGGCCAGAGGAGCAGACTTTGAAAGTGGAAATCTGATTAACAGAGCAAAGAGTCTGATCCCATTGTTAGTGCCATTATTTATAAGTGCTTTTCGTATAGCACAAGACCTTGCCATGGCTATGGAAGCCAGATGCTATAGAGGAGGAGAACATAGAACAAGGCTGCATGAAATGAAACTGACAGGCAGGGACTATGGAACTTCGGTGATACTTGTTTTATTTTTGGCATTAATTATTTTTGAATCGCGTATAATGTAA